One Brachyspira pilosicoli P43/6/78 genomic window carries:
- a CDS encoding homocysteine S-methyltransferase family protein, protein MFNSVKDRLKELIREQYLIIDGATGTELQKKEIKKEYWTFNGNNIEGCNEILNITAPHIMKEIHIDYLNANANITKTNSFGAIPWVLSEYDIADKAYELAKQAAVIANEARDEYLKNPNSKGDLDRDIFIAGSLGPGVKLPSLGQIGFDEMYSGYTLAAKGLIEGGVDIILLETAQDVLQLKAAILAVNDTAKKLNKDIPIMVSVTIEKEGTMLLGTDIETAYTILSNLDIFSIGMNCGTGPDMAMQHIKKLSEISCLPISIHSNAGLPENRDGKAYYSMTPEEFAEINSEFFNLSGLAFIGGCCGTTPKHIEALAKKVKGVKPKKTALEKQRAYIASLFNSVSIKQEPAPLMIGERSNATGSKIFRELMIAGDMDGMLDVGIKQVKSGSHAIDVNAAWAGRNEIEDITKIISAYVKQISLPLVIDAIKPDVIEAALKVYGGKPIINSANMEQGEEKFDAICSLAKRYGASIMLLTIDEKAMALTCEDKLRMCERMYDRAVNVHKILPHDIIFDPLTFTLASGDENSFLAGVETLNAIKELSKRYPESSISLGVSNISFGLKEEARKVMNSVFLYEAINHGLSAAIVNVAQILPISKIGEKEIELARELIYNKNKTKEPLINYINYFSDKKEKKELTNVTNEEKIKKPIREAIRDAMLDGEWKDMQNLLNEVKENSEEFGGEKKFAQAIIDEILLPTMADIGVKFGEGSIQLPFVLGSAEVMKKSVDFLSEFLEKKKQEKTAKIILGTVAGDVHDVGKNLVEIIIKNNGFETVNLGTKVPIEKFIEAYHEHNADCIGMSGLLVKSTEVMKDNLAYIRDKGLKIPILLGGAALTKDFVENTCKKVYGDSGKIFYCKDGFDDIVAIKEIIADRDKEK, encoded by the coding sequence ATGTTTAATAGTGTTAAGGATAGATTAAAAGAGTTAATAAGAGAACAATATTTAATAATAGACGGTGCCACAGGTACAGAACTTCAAAAGAAAGAAATAAAAAAAGAATATTGGACTTTCAACGGCAATAATATAGAAGGCTGTAATGAGATATTGAATATAACAGCTCCTCATATAATGAAAGAGATACATATAGATTATTTGAATGCTAATGCCAATATAACAAAGACTAATAGTTTTGGGGCTATACCTTGGGTTTTAAGCGAATATGATATTGCTGATAAGGCTTATGAACTAGCAAAACAAGCGGCAGTTATAGCAAATGAGGCTAGAGATGAATATTTAAAAAATCCTAATTCTAAAGGCGATTTGGATAGAGATATTTTTATAGCAGGTAGTTTAGGTCCTGGAGTAAAATTACCTAGTTTGGGGCAGATTGGTTTTGATGAGATGTATAGCGGTTATACTTTAGCTGCAAAAGGTTTAATAGAAGGCGGAGTTGATATAATACTTCTTGAAACGGCACAAGATGTTTTGCAATTAAAAGCAGCAATATTAGCAGTTAATGATACGGCTAAAAAATTAAATAAAGATATTCCAATAATGGTTTCTGTAACAATAGAAAAAGAAGGCACTATGCTTTTGGGTACAGATATAGAGACAGCATACACAATACTTTCAAATTTGGATATATTTTCTATAGGTATGAACTGCGGTACAGGGCCTGACATGGCAATGCAGCACATAAAAAAACTTTCTGAAATATCTTGTTTACCAATATCAATACATAGTAATGCAGGGCTTCCGGAAAACAGAGATGGAAAAGCTTATTATAGCATGACACCTGAAGAGTTTGCTGAGATTAACAGCGAGTTTTTTAATTTAAGCGGACTTGCATTTATAGGAGGCTGCTGCGGAACTACTCCTAAACATATAGAGGCATTAGCAAAAAAAGTTAAAGGAGTAAAACCTAAAAAAACAGCATTAGAAAAGCAAAGGGCTTATATAGCTAGTTTATTTAATTCTGTAAGCATTAAGCAAGAGCCAGCACCTTTAATGATAGGTGAGAGAAGCAATGCCACAGGAAGTAAAATATTTAGAGAGCTTATGATAGCAGGAGATATGGACGGAATGCTTGATGTTGGTATAAAGCAAGTTAAGTCTGGAAGTCATGCTATAGATGTTAATGCTGCTTGGGCTGGGCGTAATGAAATAGAAGATATTACAAAAATTATTTCTGCTTATGTTAAACAAATTTCTTTACCTTTGGTTATTGATGCGATAAAGCCTGATGTTATAGAAGCAGCTTTAAAAGTATATGGAGGAAAACCAATAATAAACTCTGCCAATATGGAGCAGGGGGAAGAGAAGTTTGATGCTATATGTTCACTTGCAAAAAGATATGGAGCTTCTATTATGCTTCTTACTATAGATGAAAAAGCTATGGCATTAACTTGTGAGGATAAATTAAGAATGTGCGAACGTATGTATGATAGGGCTGTTAATGTGCATAAAATACTTCCGCATGATATTATATTTGACCCTTTAACATTTACACTTGCAAGCGGTGATGAAAATAGTTTTTTAGCTGGTGTTGAAACTTTGAATGCTATAAAAGAATTATCAAAAAGATATCCTGAAAGCTCTATAAGTTTGGGGGTGTCAAATATTTCTTTTGGACTTAAAGAAGAGGCAAGAAAGGTTATGAACTCTGTATTTTTGTATGAGGCTATTAATCATGGGCTTAGTGCTGCTATTGTTAATGTGGCTCAAATTCTTCCTATTTCAAAAATAGGGGAGAAAGAAATAGAATTAGCAAGAGAATTAATATATAACAAAAACAAAACTAAAGAGCCTCTTATAAATTATATAAATTATTTCTCTGACAAAAAAGAAAAGAAAGAATTAACCAATGTAACCAATGAAGAAAAAATAAAAAAACCTATAAGGGAAGCTATAAGAGATGCTATGCTTGACGGCGAGTGGAAAGATATGCAAAACTTACTTAATGAAGTTAAAGAAAATAGCGAAGAGTTTGGAGGAGAGAAAAAGTTTGCACAGGCTATAATTGATGAGATACTTCTTCCTACTATGGCAGATATTGGAGTTAAGTTTGGTGAGGGCAGTATACAGCTTCCTTTTGTTTTGGGTTCTGCGGAGGTAATGAAAAAGAGTGTTGATTTTCTTTCTGAGTTTTTAGAGAAAAAGAAACAGGAGAAAACTGCTAAAATAATACTTGGTACTGTTGCGGGAGATGTGCATGATGTGGGTAAAAATTTAGTAGAGATAATAATAAAAAATAATGGTTTTGAAACTGTTAATCTCGGTACAAAAGTTCCTATAGAGAAATTTATAGAGGCGTATCATGAGCATAATGCTGATTGTATAGGAATGTCTGGGCTTTTGGTAAAATCTACTGAAGTGATGAAAGATAATTTAGCGTATATTAGAGATAAGGGCTTAAAAATACCTATACTTTTAGGCGGTGCTGCTTTAACTAAAGACTTTGTTGAAAACACTTGCAAAAAAGTTTATGGAGACAGTGGGAAAATATTTTATTGTAAAGACGGTTTTGATGATATTGTTGCCATAAAAGAGATAATAGCAGACAGAGATAAAGAAAAATAA
- a CDS encoding vitamin B12 dependent-methionine synthase activation domain-containing protein, whose amino-acid sequence MPEINHKNHEHHINKPPFYGRKVFEFNKQIEKEAFDMINKIRLFRVGFGYSAKNQDMEKYNEMIKTKVEPKYEEMKKNIIENNLLEPVMIYGFYKTVTENDKLYIYDVETNKLKNEKIELPLERMENEPYNSIVDFFDKDEDTIGFTLVSLGEKYHKFLKSLYDNNDYKEYYFYNAIGIHIIENYVDILQSHMDNLLNLKNNGKRKHVGCRYSFGYKALSNMYGNKIIFDKLKPEEFNVILTESYMMEPELSTCAIVSFCEDAYYFAN is encoded by the coding sequence ATGCCGGAAATAAATCACAAAAATCATGAACATCATATAAATAAACCTCCTTTCTATGGAAGAAAAGTTTTTGAGTTTAATAAGCAAATAGAAAAAGAAGCCTTTGATATGATTAATAAAATTAGGCTTTTTAGGGTTGGATTTGGATATTCTGCAAAAAATCAGGATATGGAAAAATATAATGAAATGATTAAAACAAAAGTAGAGCCAAAATATGAGGAGATGAAAAAAAATATTATAGAAAATAATTTGCTTGAGCCTGTAATGATTTATGGATTTTATAAAACTGTTACAGAGAATGATAAGCTTTATATATATGATGTTGAAACTAATAAATTAAAAAATGAAAAAATAGAGCTACCTTTAGAGCGTATGGAAAATGAGCCTTACAATTCTATAGTTGATTTTTTTGACAAAGATGAAGATACTATTGGTTTTACACTTGTAAGCCTTGGAGAGAAGTATCATAAATTCTTAAAAAGCTTATATGATAATAATGATTATAAAGAATATTATTTTTATAATGCAATAGGCATACATATTATAGAGAATTACGTTGATATACTTCAAAGCCATATGGATAATTTACTTAACTTAAAAAACAACGGAAAAAGAAAGCATGTAGGATGCAGATATTCTTTTGGTTATAAGGCTCTTAGTAATATGTACGGCAACAAGATAATATTTGATAAATTAAAGCCTGAAGAGTTTAATGTAATACTTACAGAAAGTTATATGATGGAGCCTGAACTTAGCACTTGTGCGATAGTATCATTTTGCGAAGACGCTTATTATTTTGCTAATTAA
- a CDS encoding methylenetetrahydrofolate reductase, with the protein MNNNVENFIKKLENNNEYCFTLEISPQAKYDLSYIEEKINNSQIQNYADAFVVTDSPFANIKISPILAAIQLQQRLNNNKPFIATQTMRDKNSLALQNDLIGANYFDIRMILAVTGDAIANGNQKQAKGVFEGNSNLLIDIIKNLNKSKSLGEFTFKEPLKPIYPFCVINSYAKNDDSLKVRLAKKANSGVKAIFTQPIYEVERLEFLLKCIDELPLKEKPILVPGFFPVLTYKTAYFIYYKLSGSYIPEKWLSKLKKASDKSEEEERKTAIELSSKLFEDMLKIHKKMHIMSLNNYEFVVDLLKNI; encoded by the coding sequence ATGAATAATAATGTAGAAAATTTTATAAAAAAGTTAGAAAATAATAATGAGTATTGTTTTACTCTAGAGATATCACCTCAAGCAAAATATGATTTAAGCTATATAGAAGAGAAAATAAATAATTCTCAAATACAAAATTATGCAGATGCATTTGTAGTAACCGATTCCCCTTTTGCAAACATTAAAATATCTCCAATATTAGCAGCAATACAATTACAGCAAAGGCTAAACAATAATAAGCCATTTATTGCAACACAAACAATGCGTGATAAAAACTCTCTAGCATTACAAAATGATTTAATCGGAGCGAATTATTTTGATATAAGAATGATACTTGCAGTTACAGGTGATGCTATAGCTAATGGAAATCAAAAACAAGCTAAAGGCGTATTTGAAGGAAACTCTAATTTATTAATTGATATAATAAAAAACTTAAATAAATCAAAAAGTTTAGGAGAGTTTACTTTCAAAGAACCATTAAAGCCAATATATCCTTTTTGCGTTATAAACAGTTATGCTAAAAATGATGACAGTTTAAAAGTAAGACTTGCTAAAAAGGCTAATTCTGGAGTTAAGGCAATATTTACTCAGCCAATATACGAAGTTGAGAGATTAGAATTTTTATTGAAATGCATTGATGAGTTGCCGCTAAAAGAAAAGCCTATATTAGTACCAGGATTTTTCCCTGTATTAACTTACAAAACTGCATATTTTATATACTACAAATTATCAGGCTCATATATACCAGAGAAATGGCTAAGCAAATTAAAAAAAGCAAGCGATAAATCAGAAGAAGAAGAGAGAAAAACAGCAATAGAGTTATCATCTAAACTTTTTGAAGACATGCTAAAAATACATAAAAAGATGCATATAATGAGCTTAAACAATTACGAGTTTGTGGTAGATTTACTTAAAAATATTTAG
- a CDS encoding MATE family efflux transporter → MTDKKTKQEEKYKYLTQANIEPLIVKMAIPTIISMLTTSFYNMADTFFVSKINTQSTAAVGIVFSMMAIIQAIGFFFGHGSGNYISIKLGAKDTLEASKMAATGFLSAMIVGFIILIFGIIFINPLAHILGSTNTILPYSKTYMKYILIGAPYMTASIVLNNQLRLQGNALFAMIGLISGAIINIILDPIFIFYFDMGIKGAAIGTIISQFISFCVLLIGSNVWGTLPIRLKDFSPSLEKYKAIIVGGLPSLCRQSISSFSTAFLNTSASFFGDAAIAAMSIVNRVSMFANSAIIGFGQGFQPVCGFNYGAKKYDRVIKAFYFCVKVSTIVLIIFAFIIFINSHYIVNLFNKEDEALFSVANRALRYQALTLPLWGLITLSSMILQTTRKTIRASILALAKQGIFFIPIVYILPKFLGLFGIEIAQPLADLFTFIISIPLGYSIIREMKIELKNNTKVT, encoded by the coding sequence ATGACAGATAAAAAAACTAAGCAAGAAGAAAAATATAAGTATTTAACTCAAGCAAATATAGAACCATTAATTGTAAAAATGGCAATTCCTACAATTATTAGTATGTTAACAACATCATTTTATAATATGGCAGATACTTTTTTTGTAAGTAAGATAAACACTCAATCTACTGCGGCAGTTGGAATAGTATTTTCTATGATGGCTATAATACAGGCTATTGGTTTTTTCTTCGGACATGGTTCCGGTAATTATATTTCTATTAAGTTAGGAGCTAAAGATACTCTTGAGGCTTCCAAAATGGCTGCTACTGGTTTTTTGTCTGCTATGATAGTTGGGTTTATTATATTAATATTTGGAATTATTTTTATAAATCCTTTAGCACATATATTAGGCTCTACAAATACAATACTGCCTTATTCAAAAACGTATATGAAGTATATTTTAATAGGTGCACCATATATGACGGCTTCTATAGTGCTTAATAATCAATTAAGACTTCAAGGTAATGCTTTATTTGCGATGATAGGTTTAATAAGCGGAGCTATAATTAATATAATATTAGACCCTATTTTTATTTTTTATTTTGATATGGGAATAAAAGGTGCTGCTATAGGTACTATAATAAGTCAATTTATAAGTTTTTGTGTGTTATTAATTGGTTCAAATGTATGGGGTACTCTTCCTATTAGATTAAAAGATTTTTCACCTAGTTTAGAAAAGTATAAGGCTATAATTGTTGGGGGGCTTCCTAGTCTTTGTAGACAAAGTATATCAAGTTTTTCAACTGCCTTTTTAAATACATCTGCTTCATTTTTTGGAGATGCTGCAATAGCCGCTATGTCTATAGTAAATAGGGTATCTATGTTTGCCAACTCTGCAATAATAGGTTTTGGTCAAGGTTTTCAGCCTGTATGCGGTTTTAATTATGGGGCAAAAAAATATGATAGAGTTATAAAAGCTTTTTATTTTTGTGTTAAAGTTTCTACAATTGTGCTTATAATATTTGCTTTTATAATTTTTATTAATTCTCATTATATAGTAAATCTATTTAATAAAGAAGATGAGGCATTATTCTCTGTTGCAAATAGAGCTTTACGTTATCAAGCATTAACTCTTCCATTGTGGGGACTTATAACATTATCTAGCATGATTCTTCAAACTACTAGAAAAACAATAAGAGCTTCAATACTTGCTTTAGCGAAACAAGGGATATTTTTTATACCTATAGTTTATATATTACCAAAGTTTTTAGGATTATTTGGTATAGAAATAGCTCAGCCTTTGGCAGATTTATTTACTTTTATTATATCAATACCTTTAGGTTATAGTATAATAAGAGAAATGAAAATAGAACTAAAAAACAATACAAAAGTAACTTAA
- a CDS encoding AAA family ATPase yields the protein MARIISFSSGKGGAGKTLCSVNFASELVSKGYKVLVFDIDINCSNVFILLQVKPQSKLQQYFEGNISLKDCILNSPFNIDVISAGVNIQKLLQFESDFYLSKLANDLKDLSEEYDYVIIDYAAGITQSMLKFYEISDDIILVANPEITSLTDLYRLIKMICSNKITEKLYLVVNKVKNIDWAVNLYKEIKKVVDKFELNIELNLLGPILFDEEKVMMSIQKRTPLIILYPRTPIKGGFSLAVTRYLYDTGEMKDDNNVKDKAFLDFF from the coding sequence ATGGCGAGAATAATATCTTTTTCTAGTGGGAAAGGTGGAGCTGGAAAAACTTTATGTTCCGTCAATTTTGCTAGTGAATTAGTTTCCAAAGGGTATAAGGTACTAGTTTTTGATATAGATATTAATTGTTCTAATGTTTTTATATTGTTGCAGGTAAAGCCTCAGTCTAAATTACAGCAATATTTTGAGGGAAATATATCTTTAAAAGATTGTATATTGAATAGTCCTTTTAATATAGATGTTATTAGTGCGGGAGTTAATATACAGAAACTTCTTCAGTTTGAGAGTGATTTTTATTTGTCAAAACTTGCCAATGATTTAAAAGATTTATCTGAAGAATATGATTATGTTATTATAGATTATGCTGCAGGAATTACTCAATCTATGTTAAAGTTTTATGAGATTTCTGATGATATTATTTTAGTTGCTAATCCTGAAATAACATCTCTTACCGATTTGTATAGACTTATAAAAATGATATGTTCTAATAAAATTACAGAGAAACTTTATTTAGTTGTAAATAAAGTAAAAAATATAGATTGGGCAGTTAATTTATATAAAGAGATAAAAAAAGTAGTTGATAAATTTGAACTTAATATAGAACTTAATTTACTTGGACCTATATTGTTTGATGAAGAGAAAGTAATGATGTCTATTCAAAAGAGAACACCGCTAATAATTCTTTATCCTAGAACTCCTATCAAAGGCGGATTTTCTTTGGCTGTTACAAGGTATTTATATGATACAGGCGAAATGAAAGATGATAATAATGTTAAGGATAAAGCTTTTTTAGATTTCTTTTAA
- a CDS encoding MFS transporter, protein MLFKKLGFTSKENFRAFITVITAGQIIYCAFEAFKASFYTPLITMLNITNTQFGFLFTLIGSAMFFYIPAGWLNNRFTPRQLIISGLIIRIIGTVYMVAVVNASYISLCIVALSWGIVDAFFWPAILNGTRLFASEENQGIAFGLLESGRRAMELGMNALALFIFTALGSNPTAMRIIITIYTVLIVLWVFLAFKFIPNIKLLKSETSTEKNKEALSGLIKALLYPEVWLSGLIGMSVYTAYIAVVYSVPYMQNVFGLSTSQAVVFGLFNASGIGILGGIIGGLLGDKVFKSPVKMLSYSLLLTVVVLLGVVLTPKNPDYLYVSMILMFIYSFVIFISRSVYFAPIGEANIPKEFSGSAMAVASFLTYSPVFWAYGVNGALIDMNKDNPSQGYYYIFLIGLIFTIIGALSAIILSRLIKIRKAKAQVNE, encoded by the coding sequence ATGCTATTTAAAAAACTAGGGTTTACAAGTAAAGAAAATTTTAGAGCATTTATCACTGTTATAACCGCAGGGCAAATAATATATTGTGCCTTTGAAGCTTTTAAAGCTAGTTTTTATACACCGTTAATAACAATGTTAAATATCACTAATACTCAATTTGGTTTTTTATTTACATTGATAGGTTCTGCTATGTTCTTTTATATTCCTGCAGGTTGGCTAAATAATAGATTTACTCCCAGACAATTAATAATCAGCGGACTTATTATAAGAATTATAGGAACAGTATATATGGTAGCAGTTGTAAATGCATCATATATATCATTGTGTATAGTTGCTTTATCTTGGGGTATAGTAGATGCTTTCTTCTGGCCTGCTATTTTAAATGGTACTAGACTTTTTGCAAGTGAAGAGAATCAGGGTATTGCTTTTGGTTTATTAGAATCTGGCAGAAGAGCTATGGAACTTGGAATGAATGCTTTGGCATTATTTATATTTACAGCCTTAGGTTCTAATCCTACAGCTATGAGAATAATAATAACTATTTATACTGTTTTAATAGTATTATGGGTGTTTTTGGCATTTAAATTTATCCCTAATATAAAATTGTTAAAATCAGAAACTAGTACAGAAAAAAACAAAGAGGCATTATCAGGACTTATAAAAGCATTATTATATCCTGAGGTATGGCTTTCTGGTCTTATTGGTATGTCAGTATATACTGCCTATATAGCGGTTGTTTATTCTGTTCCTTATATGCAAAATGTTTTTGGATTATCTACTTCACAGGCGGTAGTTTTTGGTTTATTTAATGCATCTGGAATAGGTATATTGGGCGGTATAATAGGCGGATTATTAGGTGATAAAGTGTTTAAATCTCCTGTTAAAATGCTTTCTTATTCCTTATTATTAACAGTAGTAGTATTGTTGGGCGTAGTACTTACTCCAAAAAATCCTGATTATTTGTATGTAAGTATGATATTAATGTTTATATATTCTTTTGTTATATTTATATCAAGGTCTGTTTATTTTGCTCCTATAGGTGAAGCAAATATACCTAAAGAGTTTAGCGGTTCTGCTATGGCTGTAGCAAGTTTCTTAACTTATTCTCCTGTATTTTGGGCTTATGGAGTAAATGGGGCATTAATTGATATGAATAAAGATAATCCATCTCAGGGATATTATTATATATTCTTAATAGGATTGATTTTTACTATTATAGGAGCATTATCTGCAATAATTTTATCAAGATTAATAAAAATAAGAAAAGCAAAAGCTCAAGTAAATGAATAA
- a CDS encoding glycerophosphodiester phosphodiesterase gives MYLRKVIAHRGFSHEYPENTMLAFQKAIELGIKCIETDVTILKDGTLVLFHDYETKDHTDFDGIINDLDYNAIQNIDAGSWKDAKFKNTRIPTLKELIDLCKKTNTIVNLELKGEASKNEKYWDSIVENTVKTVADNKAEDLIFYSSFEFDMLRTLKKISKNSKFGILLWEETAHWKDIADELKPQSMHLYDQTINKDLAKNIKNEGYELYIYTVNSIELANELYSIGVDGVFTDMANIFDKKLY, from the coding sequence ATGTATTTAAGAAAAGTAATAGCACATAGAGGATTTTCTCATGAGTATCCAGAAAACACTATGTTAGCATTTCAAAAAGCAATAGAACTTGGAATAAAATGTATAGAAACAGATGTAACAATATTGAAAGATGGTACACTTGTATTATTTCATGATTATGAGACTAAAGACCATACAGATTTTGATGGTATTATAAATGATTTAGATTATAATGCTATACAGAATATAGATGCTGGTTCTTGGAAAGATGCAAAATTCAAAAACACTAGAATACCTACTCTAAAAGAGTTAATAGATTTATGTAAAAAAACAAATACAATAGTAAATTTAGAATTGAAAGGTGAAGCTTCAAAAAATGAAAAATATTGGGATAGTATAGTAGAAAATACTGTAAAAACTGTAGCAGACAATAAAGCTGAAGATTTGATATTTTATTCTAGTTTTGAATTTGACATGCTTAGAACACTAAAAAAAATATCAAAAAACTCAAAATTTGGAATACTGCTTTGGGAAGAAACAGCTCATTGGAAAGATATAGCAGATGAATTAAAACCTCAGTCTATGCATTTGTATGACCAAACTATAAATAAAGATTTAGCTAAAAATATTAAAAATGAGGGATATGAGCTTTATATATATACTGTGAATTCTATAGAGCTTGCTAATGAACTTTATTCTATAGGTGTAGATGGCGTTTTTACAGATATGGCTAATATATTTGATAAAAAATTGTATTAA
- a CDS encoding Spy/CpxP family protein refolding chaperone codes for MKSKLLLSTFILTLVSALAFAQPPAPRGGDVPPAPGPRERAMPRAMGGPRGDIYRICRNAGIYLTDAQLEEMGKISYEYELKINDLEYQKRSIDYKFKLEREKIDLDLNLIKDLINQRKDLEKEIDYLRIEKDVAVLDVLTDEQLTQLNSYRMRYYYYR; via the coding sequence ATGAAATCAAAATTATTATTATCTACATTTATATTAACATTAGTATCAGCATTGGCATTTGCTCAGCCGCCTGCTCCAAGAGGTGGTGATGTTCCGCCTGCACCAGGACCAAGAGAAAGAGCTATGCCAAGGGCTATGGGCGGTCCTAGAGGTGATATATACAGAATTTGCAGAAACGCTGGTATATATCTAACAGATGCACAGCTTGAAGAAATGGGAAAAATATCTTATGAATATGAATTAAAAATCAATGATTTAGAATATCAAAAAAGAAGCATTGATTATAAATTCAAACTTGAAAGAGAAAAAATTGATTTAGACTTAAACCTAATAAAAGATTTAATAAATCAAAGAAAAGATTTAGAAAAAGAAATTGATTATCTTAGAATAGAAAAAGATGTTGCAGTTTTAGATGTTCTTACAGATGAACAATTAACTCAATTAAACTCATATAGAATGAGATATTATTACTATAGATAA
- a CDS encoding HdeD family acid-resistance protein: MGKLGRVLWLVFGILLIISGIATIFNPAETVLLLAYIIGFLTIFSGISTIFYFFSLRHLSSSLLILADGIITTICGIIIISNLTISGAFIPYMVSFFVIVRGVIAISSSIELKKEGYSKWGLSLFSGVLTLLAGIVLAFNPILGAVYVSVVIGIGLILYGIVTLQLWFAYGNFFKD; encoded by the coding sequence ATGGGAAAATTAGGAAGAGTTTTATGGTTAGTATTTGGAATATTACTTATTATATCAGGTATAGCTACTATATTTAATCCGGCAGAAACAGTATTGTTATTAGCATATATAATAGGCTTTTTAACAATATTCTCTGGAATAAGCACTATATTTTATTTTTTCAGTTTAAGACATTTATCAAGTTCTCTTTTAATTTTAGCAGATGGTATAATAACAACTATATGTGGTATTATAATTATATCTAATCTCACAATCAGCGGTGCATTTATACCATATATGGTTTCATTTTTTGTAATAGTGAGAGGTGTTATTGCTATATCTTCTTCTATAGAATTAAAAAAAGAAGGCTACAGTAAATGGGGACTATCATTATTTAGCGGAGTATTAACATTATTAGCTGGAATTGTATTAGCATTCAATCCTATACTTGGTGCTGTTTATGTTAGTGTAGTTATTGGAATTGGTTTAATACTTTATGGTATTGTTACTTTGCAGCTTTGGTTTGCTTATGGCAATTTCTTTAAGGACTAA